DNA sequence from the Oncorhynchus clarkii lewisi isolate Uvic-CL-2024 chromosome 9, UVic_Ocla_1.0, whole genome shotgun sequence genome:
TTTTTACAGGAACTTGAAAAAGTCTTACTTTAATGAGAGACGTGTCCACAAACACTGTTTTTCCATAATACCTATAGATTAATGGAAACTTCAACTAGTATagaattgtttttattattaATGGACAAACAACAGCATACTGTTTTTATTCAAACAAGTTAGAATTGTTGAAAATGACCAGAGAATTTAATCCCGACAAATTTCAGTAATGAGAATTAGGGGTGTACATTTTTACAAAATTCAGGCagaaatctaaaatgtatttaaaataagacACTTTACCAAAAACTAGGCATCTTAGTCTTCAGAATGATAGTTGCTTTTTGCAGATGCGTCATGGTTTTGTAACTCAGTTTCTACAGACAGTTAAAACTAGTTTAATGAGCATCGCCCGGTTTCTCTAAAGCATATTGAAAAACCTGTAACAGAGAAACATGAAACTTCGAGGAGTGGGAGTCGGTACAGAGAGTTTATTGAGCAAACATACAAAGTACACTACTACATAAAGTGTTGCAGGTCCTTTTACTATGCCCATATTGTTGGATGTGTGTGAAAGTGCTTGTTGTAACAATGGGCTAGCCTAAACTAACAGCACCACCCTTCATACAGTTAACATATCAAGGGCAGGAACTATTGAGAATCATATAGGCTAGTAACAAGGCTATCAGTAGAAGTATGTAACAGCGTAATTGCTTTCTTTTGTCATATCTGAAAGGAACATTATCAAAGGAATGTAAAGGTAATATAGTAGGCTTATCGCGCATCATGAGCCAAGCCCACTTTCGATTGGCCTAATTCAGACATGCAGGAGTGGGTTTCTGTCCTTGCCTGACAGGCTGAACACAGTCTTGGGAAGTTTCTCCGAGTCTCTAACGGGTCCTCTACTTAAGTGCCAGTAAACCTGCCACTGGCAGATGTCGTCCGGGAGATCGCTGTACGGCCCCAGCCAGTCGCTCTTGAGCCAGAACACCAGCCCTACCAATAAGCTATTGGCACACTCCAACCACAGGAGGTTGATGGCAATGTAGGCGGGAACCGCAAGGCCCAAGAGCTCACAGGCAACGCACATGACCAGGTATGATGCCCACGTTGTGCTGAAGCCCAAAGTCAGTCCGAGGTAAAGGGGGTACCTCTGCCATTCGGTTTCCACCGCCAGTGCTTTCTCCTCGTCCTTGTCAGCCCCTGGCTTGCCGAACTTGGCATACCTGAAGCTCAAGTCGCTGTGCAGCGTTGGGTTGACGTCGTCCCTATACTCTGAGAGCCTGTTGGCCTCCTTCATCCACGAGGAAAGACGTTTGTAGTGCAGCATCAGCACACAGCAGACGGCTACGGAGATCCCCACTGAGAAATGTACTACAAACACAGACTCCTGCACCACGCACCCTAAAGCATGCCTCCCTCCCTCGTACTCCACCTCTATGAGGATGGGGAAGGCTGAGCAGCCGGAGCGCACGCCGGCCAGCACCCACACCAGAAGTGTCAGGGTGCAGTTCCACAAGGTCCTGCAGGGGGCGGCATGGCAGGAGGTGTAGCGTGACTCTGTGGCGTAGTCCAGCAGCCCCAGGCCCAGCACGGGCAGAGGGAGCGCGTTGAACACGGCCGAGGCCTGCGCCAAGAGGAAGCACACGGACACTGGGGAGCGGTCAGGTCCTAGTAACCAAACGGCCACAACGGCGCATGCCAACGCCACGTCGACCAGGAAGACGGAGAGACCACAGACGCCCATGAAGGAGGTGTTAAGCCGGCGCAGGCTGATGAACAGGACCAGACAGTCCATGCCCACCTTTAACAGCAAGATGAACAGAAACTGGCTGGTGTTGTCCTTGATGCAGCTCCCTTCCTCTTCCCACGACTCAATGATGGCCAGCATGTTGAAGCTTTTGCCGTTGAGACTGTGCCCAGCCCCAGAAGTAACCTATTGGGTCTGTGATGTTCCGGTCGACGTCACCATGCTCAGGAAAAAGCTGTCGAAGAGAGCGGAGCAGTTAGCAGTAATATACAAACAGCTTTTACCAAGAAATTAGACTGTTTCTAGTGTTATCAGTACTACCTGGCATTTCATGACTCATCTACAGAAACAACAACACCTTATGGAAGTCAAAAATAAGAAACTTAAACTCTTCCTAATGTAAGTTGGCACCAGTGTGAGCGGATAATATTtttggtatctcagattgttctggaaATTCTCACATTTCTcacaaaaaaaaagtattcagaccccttccatttttccacattttgttacgttacagccttattctaaaatggattaaatacattttttcctcagccatctacacacactgccccataatgacaaagcaaaaacaagttgttagaaatgtttgcaaatgtataacaaGATAAAGAGACCTtttatttatgtaagtattcataccctttgtttccattgatcatccttgatgtttctgtAAGTtgatttggagtccacctgtggtaaattcaattcattggacatgatatagacaggtgtgtgcctttctaaggtcccacagttgacagtgcatgtcagagcaaaaaccaagccatgaggttgaaggaattgtccgtagagctccgagacaggattgtgtcgaggcacagatctctGGAAGGGTGCgaaaaaatgtctgcatcatcgaaggtccccaagaacacagtggcctccattcttaaatgaaagaagtttggaaccaccaagactcttcctagagctggccgcccggccaaactgagcaatcggggaagaagggccttggccagggaggtgaccaataactcgatggtcactctgacagagctgtagagttcctctgtggagatgggagaaccttccagaaggataaccatctctgcagcactctacaaATCcagcctttatgttagagtggccaaacagaagccactcttcagtaaaaggcacatgacagcctgcttggaatttgccaaaaggcatctaaagactctcagaccatgagaaacaagattccctggtctgattAAAGGAAAaaataactatttggcctgaatgacaagcgtcacgtctggaggaaacctggcaccatccctaagctGAAGTATGGTAGtatcagcatcatgctgtggggatgtttttcagcggcagggactgggagacgagtcaggattGAAGGCaggatgaatggagcaaagtacagagatccttaatgaaaacctgctccagagtgcccgGGAGCttggaaggttaaccttcgcccccagtctaacaggacaacgaccctaagcatacagccagacaacgcaggagtggcttcgggacaagtttctgaatatccttgagtgggccagccagaaCCCAATCGAAcgtctctggagacctgaaaatagctgtgcagcgatgctctctatccaacctgacagagcttgagaggatctgcagagaagacgaatgggagaaactcccaaaatacatgtgtgccaagcttgtagcttcatgcCCAagtctcaaggctgtaatcgctgccaaatgtgcttcaacaaattactgagtaaagggtctgaatacttatgtaaatgtgatatttcagtttattttaaaATTAGCCaacttttctaaaaacctgtttttgctttctcattatgggatattgtgtgtagattgatcccttttagaataaggctgtaatgtaacaatgagTAAAAAgtagaggtctgaatactttccgaagacactgtaTGTTGTGAATCGCCCATAAGTTTGTAAAATATAAATATGATTTCTAGGCCATATTTCCCAGCCCTAGTTTGAAGAGTATATTGCTACAAACAATGTCTTTAAAATAAGAAAAATCAAAAAGAGTAGTTTGAAGATATTATTTTATgttgaataaattaatttgaAAATGTGTATTTCAAAATCTATACATAGGCTTACTCCATATTTATGAGAATGTTATAATGACACCAATATGTTGCCTGTATCATGTACGATTCGtagatcatagggtcttacaggaggcatgtgtgtctaaaaagggcctaaaattGCCAATTTGATTATGCTTTTCTCAAAAATGGTTTGTGATACAAAAGTATGTTAAACGTCAGTCCTCCCAATGAAGTTCCTATGTGAGAATTCTCAGAACAATCTAAGATGCAAAAAATAGTTTCCACTCCCACTGGCGTGGAATCGCCCATGTAGCATGCCTCAACACTCATTGTTTGGAGTCCAACAACCTCAAGTGTTAGGAAATATAGTAGCCAATTATGTATATTTAACTGGTGACAGCCTGAGGCTAGACAAAAGCTAATATTTCAGGTATGGCAATCCAATCCGTTTTACTATTCATTCCTATAAAAAACAGGTTTGTTTACGCGTAGGAGGAAATGCGTGCCTTCTTTTGATACAATGCTATTGCTTAACCCAGATATTTCCAGATACAGGAATCTTCAAAGAATACACCATTTTTTTAAGCTTATCAACTATCATGCTGATCTCAGGGAATgttagtccttgcatccatagctccatCTATGAATTTGAGCATGATTAGGCTACATTCAGCCATCCTCACCCCTCAGCTTTATTGCAAACCCAGGGATAGGGCTGCCTTATACTTAGCTTTTTCATTGTCATCGTAAAACAATATCAATCCACATAATACTGTGATCTTTTGAACACTGCAAGTAGGCCTTACCTCTTAATCGTTGTGGGTAATCCTGGTCATGTATGTGTAGTGTGAGATCCAGTGGCAGCATCAACAGGTGTGTGCTTTACTCTTAGCAACAGGCTAGTAGTGTTTGACAAGCACTTCCTTATTATATGGTCATTTTACTGCCTCATTGTGGGTGGGTCTATTACCTGCTCAGGCTTTTCTGGGTGAAACTAGCCTTGCAACCAACCTGACACACCTGTAATTCTACCTGGCGGCTTCAACCACCCTCCATGCCCTTCCCTCCTCAGGTACAACCTTCTCTCAGTTTTGAATAGGCTGTTGTTGAGTTTTGGGTGGGGTGAAGATGAAGATTCATCACTAAGATCATGCAGAAACGTTTGTTTTGTTGAAGAGTCGGTGTGTCTTACAAACGTGCTCTTCTGCTGTGATGCCGATATGGGGACAACACTGTTCAAACCCGAGACGTCCATCAGGAATGATTCCTGTAAAATCGA
Encoded proteins:
- the LOC139417252 gene encoding probable G-protein coupled receptor 160; protein product: MLAIIESWEEEGSCIKDNTSQFLFILLLKVGMDCLVLFISLRRLNTSFMGVCGLSVFLVDVALACAVVAVWLLGPDRSPVSVCFLLAQASAVFNALPLPVLGLGLLDYATESRYTSCHAAPCRTLWNCTLTLLVWVLAGVRSGCSAFPILIEVEYEGGRHALGCVVQESVFVVHFSVGISVAVCCVLMLHYKRLSSWMKEANRLSEYRDDVNPTLHSDLSFRYAKFGKPGADKDEEKALAVETEWQRYPLYLGLTLGFSTTWASYLVMCVACELLGLAVPAYIAINLLWLECANSLLVGLVFWLKSDWLGPYSDLPDDICQWQVYWHLSRGPVRDSEKLPKTVFSLSGKDRNPLLHV